A single Lycium ferocissimum isolate CSIRO_LF1 unplaced genomic scaffold, AGI_CSIRO_Lferr_CH_V1 ctg1689, whole genome shotgun sequence DNA region contains:
- the LOC132042666 gene encoding probable 2-oxoglutarate-dependent dioxygenase AOP1: protein MVHSFSKQLSMLEKTIRRMVVESLGLEKYIEEQNESSNYVLIVNKYRKPTRDESGIGLAPHTDKSILTILFQIQVNGLQMQRENGQWVDVEFSPNSFLVLIGDVFEAWTNGRLHAPIHRVLMSGKDQERFSIGLFTFPKEGYLVKAPGELVDEEHPLVYKPFDGIKYVQFFKSEAGQKAGHGSLKAYCGV, encoded by the exons ATGGTACATTCCTTCTCAAAGCAATTATCAATGTTAGAAAAGACAATAAGAAGAATGGTTGTGGAGAGTTTGGGGTTGGAGAAGTACATTGAGGAGCAGAATGAATCATCAAACTATGTACTCATTGTCAACAAGTATAGAAAACCTACAAGGGATGAGAGTGGAATTGGATTGGCTCCACACACAGATAAAAGCATTCTAACTATTTTATTCCAGATTCAAGTAAATGGATTGCAGATGCAGAGGGAGAATGGGCAGTGGGTTGATGTTGAGTTCTCACCTAATTCTTTTCTAGTCCTTATTGGAGATGTTTTTGAG GCATGGACTAATGGTAGATTGCATGCTCCCATTCATAGAGTATTGATGTCTGGGAAGGATCAAGAAAGGTTCTCTATAGGACTTTTTACATTTCCCAAAGAAGGCTATCTTGTGAAAGCCCCAGGAGAGCTTGTAGATGAAGAGCACCCTTTGGTTTACAAGCCATTTGATGGTATTAAATATGTTCAATTCTTTAAATCAGAGGCTGGCCAAAAAGCAGGCCATGGTAGTCTCAAGGCTTATTGTGGGGTTTGA
- the LOC132042665 gene encoding deoxypodophyllotoxin synthase-like has product MGDSFKLPTLDFCQVELKPGTLEWYSLRDEVFKALQEYGCFEVLFDKVQPKVLHEEMKEIFNLPLELKMSRSSTMFGYLGQNPALPLYERLTIQDVLSPGVAEKFANLFWPNGKPTFWYVKLIPYSLNSFLMLGY; this is encoded by the coding sequence ATGGGAGATTCTTTCAAGCTTCCAACTTTAGATTTCTGCCAGGTAGAGCTAAAACCAGGAACACTTGAATGGTATTCATTGAGAGATGAAGTTTTCAAAGCCTTGCAAGAATATGGCTGTTTTGAGGTTTTGTTTGATAAGGTTCAACCAAAAGTCTTACATGAAGAGATGAAAGAGATTTTCAACTTACCATTAGAATTAAAAATGAGTAGATCTTCTACCATGTTTGGTTACCTTGGCCAAAATCCAGCATTACCTCTCTATGAGAGATTGACAATTCAGGATGTTCTTTCTCCTGGAGTTGCTGAAAAATTTGCTAATCTTTTCTGGCCAAATGGGAAACCTACATTTTGGTATGTTAAGTTGATACCATattctttaaattcttttttaatgTTAGGATACTGA